One window from the genome of Tachysurus vachellii isolate PV-2020 chromosome 5, HZAU_Pvac_v1, whole genome shotgun sequence encodes:
- the LOC132846115 gene encoding carcinoembryonic antigen-related cell adhesion molecule 5-like, with protein sequence MDLQAVCCTLFLLLTCSGRGFGQVLELPESINKTVGENVVITPKRIPDPPYFSVRWKVNTTNILIGPLNGINITSPYKDRVSFNTISLALELRSLTESDTGQYVLSVETVTSYNGQTSLLVLVPVSNVTIVPNHTELVENSTVSFVCSASGSSLSFIWLNGSSEITAGERVQLTDNNRNLTITSVIRGDTGTYVCEAYNSINRNRSLPSSLIIYYGPENVAAAADPEKPFYSSGSNLKLNCSAESRPAAKFQWALNGRELSEMGQELKLNNIQINQTGNYTCIVHNTQTLQYSVSEPISINILVPVSNVAIIPSLKEVELNSTVSFVCSASGSSLSFIWLNGSSAVTTGERVQLTDNNRNLTITSVIRGDTGPYECEAYNSVSRKKSLPFSLTIKINDSGDDGRVVGSLSAGAIAGIVIGVLLGVAAIAGLIFYLVRDKKTSETNSSGNRQNGATPNEGQHELHYAEVRHNRKNQGQPGLSATTTAPTPSYVPGNNKTATSNPAGQIIYSDVRNL encoded by the exons ATGGATTTACAAGCTGTTTGCTGCACTCTGTTTCTGCTGCTGACATGTTCAG GTCGAGGCTTTGGCCAAGTGTTGGAATTACCTGagagtataaataaaacagttggGGAGAATGTAGTAATTACCCCAAAACGTATTCCTGATCCTCCTTACTTCTCAGTCAGATGGAAGGTTAATACAACGAACATTCTTATTGGACCACTGAATGGAATTAATATAACGTCACCGTACAAAGACAGAGTCAGTTTTAACACCATATCTTTAGCTCTGGAGCTCAGGAGCCTGACTGAGAGTGATACTGGACAATATGTACTGAGTGTAgaaactgtaactagttacaaTGGTCAGACCTCACTGCTGGTGCTTG TTCCAGTCTCCAACGTTACCATAGTACCAAATCATACAGAGCTGGTTGAAAACAGCACTGTGAGTTTCGTCTGCTCTGCATCTGGTTCCtctctttcatttatttggCTAAATGGCAGCTCTGAGATAACGGCAGGGGAGCGAGTCCAGCTAACAGACAACAACAGAAATTTGACCATTACCAGTGTGATAAGAGGAGACACAGGCACATACGTGTGTGAAGCATACAACAGCATCAACAGAAATAGGAGTCTCCCATCGAGCCTCATCATTTACT ATGGTCCTGAAAATGTTGCTGCTGCAGCAGATCCAGAGAAACCCTTCTACAGTTCTGGGTCTAATCTCAAATTAAACTGCTCAGCTGAGTCCAGGCCTGCTGCTAAGTTTCAGTGGGCTTTGAATGGAAGAGAGCTTAGTGAAATGGGCCAAGAGCTCAAACTGAACAACATTCAGATCAATCAAACTGGCAATTACACTTGCATAGTACATAACACACAGACCCTACAATATTCTGTGTCTGAACCGATCAGCATCAATATACTAG TGCCAGTCTCCAACGTTGCCATAATACCAAGTCTAAAAGAAGTTGAACTCAACAGCACTGTGAGTTTCGTCTGCTCTGCGTCCGGCTCCtctctttcatttatttggCTAAATGGCAGTTCTGCGGTAACGACAGGGGAGCGAGTTCAGCTAACAGACAACAATAGAAATTTGACCATTACCAGTGTGATCAGAGGTGACACAGGCCCATACGAGTGTGAAGCATACAACAGCGTCAGCAGAAAAAAGAGTCTCCCATTCAGCCTCACCATTAAGATTAATG ACTCAGGGGATGATGGAAGAGTTGTAGGTTCACTGTCTGCAGGAGCGATAGCTGGGATTGTTATTGGAGTTTTATTAGGTGTTGCTGCAATTGCTGGGTTGATTTTCTACTTGGTGAGAGACAAAAAAAC GTCAGAAACAAACTCCAGTGGAAATAGGCAGAATGGAG CAACACCAAATGAAGGACAGCAT GAATTACATTATGCTGAAGTCCGCCACAATCGGAAAAATCAAGGGCAGCCGGGATTATCAGCCACAACAACGGCTCCCACACCTTCTTATGTGCCTGGGAATAATAAG ACAGCGACATCTAATCCTGCAGGGCAAATCATTTATTCTGATGTGAGGAATTTGTAG